The following DNA comes from Miscanthus floridulus cultivar M001 chromosome 5, ASM1932011v1, whole genome shotgun sequence.
AGTCATGACGTAGCTTACCGGGGGAGAactgctctccctagaatacctcattcaGAGTGCCTCGATAGTGctcccattcggtctccgcaacgccgtagagaccattggccaccttatgGCGCAACACATGATTCCGCCCCCCATGAGCAATGAGTTCGTGGGGGTGCTCGAACACGTCAtaaaatctttccatgacctcctcatagaggaACCAGAGTCGCTCTCTGACTCTAACTCcaacagggggagccatcacccctcttgtgaatgcttcatgacaggtacccccgagggacatgtcAAGAGCATctatgaggaggaggctaccctgacCAACAACATCGACAACTAGGTTGAGGGGGTGCAGGAGCCCCACCTTGCCTACGAGTGGAGCAGCAAAAGGCTCAACACCTAGAGCTTGAgaaagcatgactctagctcaagcaggaacGTGTGGAGCTCTATCgtgagatcgagcgccatggtgATGGAGGACGTGACCATGCCATGGCCCATGAGGTGAACCGAAGGACCGTTGAGGATTATCAGGTGCTCCCACACTTTGCATgagcaagccaaaacatcatTGCTATAGCAGCCTTGCTTAGGGGGCTTCCGGAGCCCATGACACCCAAGGATCGATGGGCCCACCATGAGGTTCGAATGCTGCTCGAGCGAGCAGCTACGCAGCAGGTAGAGAGCTTGATGTCTTGGTGATGGGAGCTCGATGCCAGCCAACGCTCGCCCTTCATGTGGCCTAATAGGGATGCATTAGTCCACCAAGCACCGCATAGCGGCAGGCTACGCATCATGGTTCTGGTGCAGGAGCGCCTCGCCCGCAACCATGATGCACGTGACACCCTTGATGCCCACTAGTGTACCCGCAATGATGCAGGGGAGGGAGCCAGTCATGGTTACCACCCTCGATGGGGTGGATGATATGACCACAAGGAGGACCAGAGTCATAGCCCCAAGCTGATGGGGCACCAAGCTTTCGGTTGGCATATCCTCAAGGCAGCACTCCCACCCTGGTACCGCCCGCCGACTAATGTCCTAAAATACTCCGAGGAAACAAACCATGGCCTGTGGCTTGAGGATTTCTAGCTCACCTACTAGGCCGGCGGTGCAGTCAGTGATGACTTTGTCATCCACAATCTCCCCTTGTTCCTAGCTGACTCGGTGTgaacatggctagagcaccttccgcccaactaTGTTCAGAGTTGGGTGGGCCTAAAACAAATCTTCatagggaacttccagggcacctaTGCATGCTCTAGAAACCCCTAGGACTTGAAGAACCACCGATAGAAATCAAGTGAGACTCTCCACGAGTACATCTGACGCTTCTcttggtagtgcaatgagcttcccAATGTCGCCGATGCTGATGTCATCAGAGCCTTCCTATCAGGGatcacctatgagtccctagccCACAAGTTGGGACATAAGGGCGCATAGACTACCAAGGAAACTCCTCGACATCGCAACCAATCACACTTCCGGCGAGGAGGCAGTTGGAGCAATTTTTGATCACTCTAGAGGCAAGGCGAAGCGGGATGAGGACGCCGATGAAGGCCCCTCCGACCGctccaataagaagaagaactagAAAGGGCACGGAGCTTCACTCATGGCTGCCATTGCCGATCGAGCGATGGCCGAGGGCACCCCTGATCACTTCTACAAggtgctcgaggggccatgcctgaaccatgccttccccatcaagtaCATGTATAAGGACTACTCCCTCATGAAGCGCTTCTTCTCTGGTGGCTCCAAAAAgtgggagcagaagaagaaggccGAGGTGGAAGCTGATGACACTAGAGAGAAGGATGATGGTTTTCCAtcactggatggctgcctcatgatctttggtgagCCAGAGGCATACGGCTCCAAGCACTGATAGAAGCTCACACACCAAGAGGTCTACGAGGCCAAGCCCACCATGCCTATTTTCCTCAAATGGTCAGGGTCTCCCATAACCTTTGACCGATCTAATCACCTAGATAGCGTCCCACACCTAGGTAGGTACCCGCTCATGGTCAACCCTATTGTCAGCACAAagaggctcaccaaggtactaatggacgggggcagcggcctcaacatcatttaTGCTAAGActcttgatgccatgggcattgaCCGATCGCGCATCCGACCAAACAGgccacctttccacggcatcgtgctaggaaagcaggccataccgattgggcagatcgacctacccgtcacctttgggaatccatccaactataggatagagaccctcacctttgaggtagtcGGGTTCCCCCCTGGTCTACCACGCCAttttggggcgaccatgttatgcaaagttcatggtcatccccaactacacctacctcaagctcaagatgtcaggCCCATgtagggtcatcaccgtcggcattTCCTTCCAGAGGGCCTATGAATGCGAGGTCAAGAGCTGTGAGCTCACTTCGGCAACCCTAGCTTCCGAGGAACTCATAGCCATCGAGAAGGACATCACCAAAGGAGCGCTCGACATGAAGTTTGTGGCTAGATCCTTTGAGCCTGCAGAGAACGTCAAGGAGGTCCTCGTCGACCCCAACAACTCCACCGACAAGACGGTGCACATTGGCACTGCCCTCTCCCCCAAGTAGGAAGGTGCGCTCGTCCACTTTCTCCGCACCAATCAAGACatatttgcatggaaaccttggatatgccaggaattccaagggaagtcaccgagcatgccttgaagatctagctAGGCTCCAAGCTAGTCAAACAATGCCTTCGCTGCTTCAATGAGGAGAAGTGGACGCTCATCGGTGAAGAAATCACTAAGCTCTTGGTGACCGGTtttatcaaggaagtataccacccagagtggttatccAATCTCATTCTTATAAAAAAGAAAAGggggaaatggagaatatgtgttgactacacgggcctcaataaggcatgcccgaaggatttgtttcctttgccactgtttacaccaaaatttggtaagcttatcctagaaaggaagagatcagccgatgatgtcaaaagcaagaaagtctcCTAATTAAGAGATATTTAATATATTTAAGAGAGACATAATGTCTAGGTGCATATTAGGATGATAGAAACAgggacacgtatcaaacaaggaagcttcatcagtAAAAACTCTACATAAGGAaagttagagtccatgtatctataTTTCTTTTTGGTATCTAGTCATGTTCATTTAGGACTCTTATtagcctagggtataaatataaacccccggctattgtaacaagacacaatcaatcaaatacaagttacttaattttttggctccggccaccccttaggagtaggagtagagtagatctcgatgagttcttcaacaagtatggctgcatctatccggtcaacctccactgcttgtctgtaagtactatcatggcttatacctctgttcgtacgactgcatcaatctggtcgacctctactgtgactctggtataagttagttatcaactcttgtctagttcaagtacagctgcattgatccggtcaacctccactgctcgaactagattaaggtcaagttatcggctctatctaagggtggtgttccttcggatagattcattaatttaccgatattgcttattgcttccattatctatttaattatagcaatatcacttcgcttgattgggattgatctagatcagccttatatcctttttaacccatcgtttgttaatctaaactgatctaatctgcactttaaacgatgagttatgttttatcgactgttttacatcaatcttgatcatgcatagcgtgcggttaaggcatgtttat
Coding sequences within:
- the LOC136455113 gene encoding uncharacterized protein; the encoded protein is MVNPIVSTKRLTKVLMDGGSGLNIIYAKTLDAMGIDRSRIRPNRPPFHGIVLGKQAIPIGQIDLPVTFGNPSNYRIETLTFEFMVIPNYTYLKLKMSGPCRVITVGISFQRAYECEVKSCELTSATLASEELIAIEKDITKGALDMKFVARSFEPAENVKEVLVDPNNSTDKTVHIGTALSPK